In Saccharomyces paradoxus chromosome XVI, complete sequence, the genomic stretch TAGGAGGTTGATCGAAAATGGCATGGAAAGATTCAAGTCTGTGGAGAAGTTAATGAAGACAAAACAGTTTTCAAAGGAGGCTTTAACAAATCCAGATATAATTAAGGATCCTAAAGAACTCAAAAAGAGAGATCAAGTCTTATTTATTCATGACTGTTTAGATGAACTACAAAAGCAATTAGAACAGTATGAGGCTCAAGAGAATGAGGAACAAACAGAAAGGCACGAATTTCACATCGCCAACCtagagaatattttgaagaaacttcaaaataatgaaatggACCCAGATCCCGTGGAAGAATTCCAAGACGATATAAAGTACTATGTAGAGAATAATGATGATCCCGATTTCATTGAATACGATACAATTTACGAGGACATGGGTTGCGAAATACAACCTTCGTCAAGTAACAATGAAGCTCCAAAAGAAGCAAACAAtcaatcttcttctttatccaGCATTCGTTCATCGAAAAAACAAGAACGTtctccaaagaagaaagccCCACAGAGAGATGCTTCTATAGCAGATAGGGCGGTGACACCAGTGGCGCCTGCTGCAGAGTCAGCCTCGCAATCTATATCTTCTACGCCAACACCTCTGTTAGCTGATACGCCATTGCATACAGTGAAAGATGACTCAATAAAGTTCGATAATTCTATCCCTGGTACACCGGCTACCAATGTGTCcatgaaaaagaaggaatcAGAAAACGACTCAGAGCAACAACTTAATTTCCCACCGGATAGAACAGATGAAATCCAAAAAACAATCCAGCAAGATATAGAGACGAATGCTGCTTTCCAAAATCCTTTATTCAACGACGAATTGAAATACTGGTTGGACTCGAAAAGGTATTTGATGCAACCACTTCAAGAAATGTCACCAAAGATGGTATCGCAATTAGAATCCTCGCTGTTGAATTGTCCAGATTCTCTGGATGCAGATTCACCATGTCTCTACACCAAACCATTATCTTTACCTCACCCAACGTCTATCTTTTTCCCCAGTGAACCAATCCGATTTGTTTATCCGTACGATGTACCTTTAAATTTAACgaataatgaaaacgaTACTGACGATAAGTTCGGGAAAGATGGTAAAgcaaaatccaaaaagCATGACGATATCTATTCCAGAACTTCACTAGCCAGAATATTCATGAAGTTCGACCTTGATACcttatttttcatattctatCATTATCAAGGTTCGTATGAACAGTTTTTAGCTGCTAgagaacttttcaaaaatagaaaCTGGCTATTTAATAGGGTAGATCGTTGTTGGTATTATAAAGAAATCGAAAAGTTACCACCAGGAATGGGCAAATCCGAAGAGGAATCATGGAGATACTTCGATTATAAGAAAAGTTGGTTAGCGAGACGTTGCGGTAACGACTTCGTatataatgaagaagatttcGAAAAACTGTAAACAGTTTACTTTTACTTATATAATTCTCGTCATAATTTACCAAGTAAATATAGTATTCAAAATCCCCCAATCTGTAGTCTTAAACTTCATCTCCAGACATTATCTTCTTACTAAATAGAGATCGCATCATCATTACTTGCCAATTTATAActccttttctaaaaaCTGCTTGGAGAAATAGGTAATTTGTTTGAAGTTGTACTCGAAATCTTGTATGTCACCATACCAAGGATCTTCTATAATGGTCTGCACAGTCCCATCATTAGTGTTCCAATCACCGAAAAGGCAAACCTTAGCTCTAGAACCCTCGGgttgtatttttcttagGTTATTAATGTTAGATTCATCCATACCAATTATATAATCATATTCATCGAAATGTTTggtctttatttttttccctttatGGTTGATCTTAACGCCATGTTGCTTACAAATGGATACCGTACGGTGATCGGGGTTTTCTCCCACATGGTAATTAGAGGTACCAAATGAATCAATCTTGTCAAAGCGACTTCCTAGATTAGCCTTTTCGACTTCATGTTTGAAGATTGCTTCGGCCATTGGCGATCTACAGAAGTTACCCAAACAGATAAATGCGACTGatctttttggtttttcaatagtCATTTTCCTGTtggtctttttttctcagcTTTTTGCCTCTTACCCAAAGATCACAGGGACTCTGTTAGCTTTTATGTTTACATATTTTCTATCAGCttgatatatatacttttgAATGGTGTGGTTTGCTCGAAGAGTTTGGTACTCAAACTCGGCATGTGCTGGcacaaggaaaaagaaagaaagcgCAATCATGGCAATTACACTTACACTATAAGAAGGAAATAAGAATGATTATCTGGAATATTGTTAAAAGTTGGaaactatttttttgcttaATcgtttataaaaaaagttgtatttaaattttatagagttttatttcattttttcacaAATAATATCATATTAAACCTGATGATCCACGATCAGAATTTAAAaagcttttttcaaaggagAAATAAGCTTGTCACCCTTATAGAATGCAATGGTCTTTTGAGCCCTTTCAGCAACGCCTTCTGGGGTGAAACCGAAGAACTTGAAGACCTCTGGTGCCTTACCGGAGGCACCAAATCTGTCAATACCGAAGGATTGGTGAGCGTATTTGCCCCAACATGTGGTAGCCAAAACTTCAACAGACATGATTGGAACATTGTCTGGTAAGACCGATAGTCTGTACTCTAGGGGTTGTTTGTCAAAAGTGAAGAAATCTGGTAGAGAAACAACACGAGCCTTGATGTTCTTTGCGGCCAAAGTCTTGGCAGCTTCAACACTCAAAGAAACTTCGGAACCAGTGGCaaccaaaataatatctGGGTTAGCAACATCTTGTAGTACGTAACCACCCTTGGAGGCGCTTTCAATGGAACTACCCTCCAATTGTGGCAAGTTTTGTCTAGACAAAGCAATGATACTTGGAGTATGCTTAGATTCTAAAGAGTTTTTGTAAGCGGCGGAAACTTCGTTACCATCAGCTGGTCTCCAAACTTGAATGTTTGGTAGAGATCTGAAATGTGCTAAAGTTTCGATAGGTTGATGTGTTGGACCATCTTCACCGACACCGATGGAGTCGTGTGTAGCAACCCAAATAACTGGGTGGCCAGATAGAGCGGATAATCTAACGGCACCGGCAGCGTAAGAAACGAAGTTCAAGAAAGTACCACCGTATGGTTTGTAGTTGGCACCAAACGCGGAGATACCGTTCATGATGGCACCCATAGCGTGTTCTCTGATACCGTATCTGATGTATCTACCAGAATAGTTACCTGAACCGGAAGAAGGAGGTTGGAAATCAAGGGCTTCCTTCCACCTGGTCAAGTTAGAAGGTGTTAAATCAGCAGAGCCACCAATCAATTCTGGCAGTTGGTTGTAAACATCCTCAAGAACAGTTTCTGACAATTTTCTAGTGGCCACAGCAGAATCTTTGGTGGTGTAAGTTGGCAACTTAGATTCCCAGTTGGCGGGTAGTTGGCCACTCAATCTTCTAGCCAATTCGGCACCTAATTCTGGGTACTTCTTTTGGTATTCGCTGAACAACTTGTTCCATTTGTTGTTGGCTTCGACACCTGGCTTTAAAATTGTCTTTTGGTAGTGGTCGTAAACTTCTTGTGGAACAACAAAGGACTTTTCTGGGTTGAAACCAAATTTTGTCTTTAGTTGTTTAACATCGTCTGGTTTCAAAGGAGCACCGTGCACGGAGTGAGAACCGGCATGCAAGGAACCGTAACCGATGGTGGTGGTCATCTTAATCAAAGTTGGTCTATCTTTGGAAAGCTTAGCTTGAGCAATGGCCTTGGCAATACCAGCTAGATCTTCGTTACCGTTTTCAACGTATAAAACTTCCCAGCCATAGGCTTCGTACCTCTTAGCGACATCTTCATCGAAGGAGATACTGGTAGCACCATCGATAGTGATTTTGTTATCGTCGTAGATGGCAATCAAGTTACCCAATTTCAAGTGACCAGCCAAAGAAGAGGCTTCTGAAGAAATACCTTCTTGCAAACAACCATCACCCAAGAAAACGTAGGTGTAGTTGTCAGACAAGGTGAAGTCTGGCTTGTTGTAAGTGGCAGCTAGGTTGGCTTGAGCCATGGCCATACCAACAGCGTTAGAGATACCTTGACCCAATGGACCAGTGGTGACTTCGACACCTGGCAACTCAAATTCAGGATGACCTGGTGTTCTGGAACCCAGTTGTCTGAATTGTTTCAAGTCTTCAATGGACAGATCGTAACCAGTCAAATGTAGCATGGAATACAACAAAGCAACTGCGTGACCGTTAGACAAGACAAATCTGTCTCTGTTGATCCAGTCTGGGTTGGTTGGGTTCATGCGCATTTGGCTCCATAAAACGTGCGCAGCTGGAGCCATACCTAATGGGGCACCTGGATGACCTGAGTTGGCCTTGGAGACGGTGTCCACGGCCAAAATTCTTATGGTGGAGACGGCTAGCTTATCAATGTCAGTGAATTGAGTCATTTTATTTGCTAAAGAGGTAAATATATAGAGTTGCTTGGGATGAGCTTCCTTCTCTGTTATACTTCAGTTTGATCTGAAacttaaaaaatgaaaataaaaaggtAGACAACGATGAGAACGAGGAAATTAATTAATCAAGAAGTCACGATCAAGTATGTACGTAAAAGATCAGGGGGGAGTATGTACGTAACCAAAAAGATCGGGAAAGAGTTTATATATGAATCATGCTTGCGATCGTACCTTCTTGGCtttccaagaaaatttttcatttctcGAACTTCTCGAGAGATCGCGAACGGAACTGCAAACGCTGCCGGCCTTTCTcggaaagaaaaagcaagaaTCGATGGATACCCGCAGCGGAACTATAGTATAAGGGCTTTTAAGCCCGTTTCCAGGGTCAGGTAATATGTAATGCAGTAGTACTAGATCTTGTTAATCATCCATGACCGAAATGGAATTATGTTGTATTTTAGTCCCGTTGGCGTTTTTCGGATGGTTATTCCCTAGAGAAGAGACAGGTATGTGAAAAATGGCTCAATGCAGCTTGGGTCGTTGCAGAGCTTATCGCTTTGTAAGCGCATCGTATGTAAATATTTAtgaattttatatttggtTGGAAAATTGTGACATTCGAGTAACCAACCGTTGGAGGAGCTACGCGATAGATAATAATATGGGCACGTTGGAAAACCTGAATATTAATTTATACTTACATTGTTGCTTGTGCTTCTGTTTAAcgaagtgaaaaaaagcGTTTATTACGGCGTATACAGGTGACTATATAGACGTAGATCATTGAATATTGATATAATATAGTATTTTCCCCGGGGTTTCAGAATACTTCTAGGCTTTTTATTTATCGTTCATCATGTATTTCGAACTTGTCCTCAAACGGGCTCTCAGTACGACTGCCTTGGGTGCTCTCGCGTATCGATTCTGGGATTTCTAAATCTAGTATAAAGCTTCCTTCttcgtcgtcatcatcgttgTTCTGATCCTCGCTTGCCTCATTCTTTGCCATGTTTAAAAGATCATCTGCAACATCATCCGCTTCTGTTTGTTCCCCAATGACATCCAGGTCCTGAATCTCTTTGTCACTTTCTTCCTCCGCTATTTGAACCAGTTTGGGCTTAGCACGAATAGCAGTTATGAGATTATCCCCCGAGTCCTTATCGAGCCCTTGATTATGCTCATCATCGTCCTCATCCAGGCCATCTAAGATAGATGAACCTAAAGTTATATGGGATCTAATATCGCCAGGCGCATTTTGTCTCTTTGAGCTTGAACGTAGCTTTGATTGCAGTTTGTCGGCAGTCAAACCGCTTGTTACACCAGGAATGTAGGCAATAGGCAAAATGTTAGAAGCCTTTGTACG encodes the following:
- the NOT5 gene encoding CCR4-NOT core subunit NOT5 (Subunit of CCR4-NOT global transcriptional regulator~similar to YPR072W), whose product is MSQRKLQQDIDKLLKKVKEGIEDFDDIYEKFQSTDPSNSSHREKLESDLKREIKKLQKHRDQIKTWLSKEDVKDKQSVLMTNRRLIENGMERFKSVEKLMKTKQFSKEALTNPDIIKDPKELKKRDQVLFIHDCLDELQKQLEQYEAQENEEQTERHEFHIANLENILKKLQNNEMDPDPVEEFQDDIKYYVENNDDPDFIEYDTIYEDMGCEIQPSSSNNEAPKEANNQSSSLSSIRSSKKQERSPKKKAPQRDASIADRAVTPVAPAAESASQSISSTPTPLLADTPLHTVKDDSIKFDNSIPGTPATNVSMKKKESENDSEQQLNFPPDRTDEIQKTIQQDIETNAAFQNPLFNDELKYWLDSKRYLMQPLQEMSPKMVSQLESSLLNCPDSLDADSPCLYTKPLSLPHPTSIFFPSEPIRFVYPYDVPLNLTNNENDTDDKFGKDGKAKSKKHDDIYSRTSLARIFMKFDLDTLFFIFYHYQGSYEQFLAARELFKNRNWLFNRVDRCWYYKEIEKLPPGMGKSEEESWRYFDYKKSWLARRCGNDFVYNEEDFEKL
- the LTP1 gene encoding tyrosine protein phosphatase LTP1 (Protein phosphotyrosine phosphatase of unknown cellular role~similar to YPR073C), yielding MTIEKPKRSVAFICLGNFCRSPMAEAIFKHEVEKANLGSRFDKIDSFGTSNYHVGENPDHRTVSICKQHGVKINHKGKKIKTKHFDEYDYIIGMDESNINNLRKIQPEGSRAKVCLFGDWNTNDGTVQTIIEDPWYGDIQDFEYNFKQITYFSKQFLEKEL
- the TKL1 gene encoding transketolase TKL1 (Transketolase~similar to YPR074C) codes for the protein MTQFTDIDKLAVSTIRILAVDTVSKANSGHPGAPLGMAPAAHVLWSQMRMNPTNPDWINRDRFVLSNGHAVALLYSMLHLTGYDLSIEDLKQFRQLGSRTPGHPEFELPGVEVTTGPLGQGISNAVGMAMAQANLAATYNKPDFTLSDNYTYVFLGDGCLQEGISSEASSLAGHLKLGNLIAIYDDNKITIDGATSISFDEDVAKRYEAYGWEVLYVENGNEDLAGIAKAIAQAKLSKDRPTLIKMTTTIGYGSLHAGSHSVHGAPLKPDDVKQLKTKFGFNPEKSFVVPQEVYDHYQKTILKPGVEANNKWNKLFSEYQKKYPELGAELARRLSGQLPANWESKLPTYTTKDSAVATRKLSETVLEDVYNQLPELIGGSADLTPSNLTRWKEALDFQPPSSGSGNYSGRYIRYGIREHAMGAIMNGISAFGANYKPYGGTFLNFVSYAAGAVRLSALSGHPVIWVATHDSIGVGEDGPTHQPIETLAHFRSLPNIQVWRPADGNEVSAAYKNSLESKHTPSIIALSRQNLPQLEGSSIESASKGGYVLQDVANPDIILVATGSEVSLSVEAAKTLAAKNIKARVVSLPDFFTFDKQPLEYRLSVLPDNVPIMSVEVLATTCWGKYAHQSFGIDRFGASGKAPEVFKFFGFTPEGVAERAQKTIAFYKGDKLISPLKKAF